In Flavobacteriales bacterium, the genomic stretch GTTGGGATACTGAGGCGATCCAAGCTGTATTGGCACAGCACCCGGAAGAGCTGGCGGCTTGGCACCAACAAACCACCAATGCCTTAGAAGCCGACCCAATTCAAGGATACCCGGCTCCAGGTAGTCAAACCTTCAACGACCTTTTCAATGAAATAAGGTCTACAGTTTATACGGACAATAAATTAGATGGTGGAGGGTCACGATTCTATGATAAATCTGCCCTCTATCACGTACATGGCGAATACAAACTGGACGCTTCCATCAAAGGAGTAGAACTTGGTCAGTTTACATTCGGTGCGAACGGACGTCTGTATGCTCCTAACTCCAGAGGAACGATATTCGATGAGATGCGCATCAGTAAACGAAGCGTTACGATTGATACCATTGCGGGAATCCCTGTAGACTCCGCGATATTCGACACTTCATTTAAAAAAATATTCAATTGGGAGTTTGGTGTTTATGTGGGGTGGGAACGTAAGTTCTTTAATGATAAGCTAAAAATCAGTGCAGCTCTTCGAATGGATAAAAATCAAAACTTCCCATTCGTTTTCTCGCCAGCTGCATCATTGGTCTATCTTCCATCCAAGGACCATACTATAAGGGCCGGATTCTCTTCTGCTATCCGTAATCCAACGTTGGCAGACCAGTATCTCTATTACGATGTAGGGCGGGCTATTCTAATTGGAAACATCAATGGCTTCAATGATCTCATTGATGTCGATTCCTTTGTCGATTACTTAAACAATCCTGGCGCATCTAACGACACTGTACTTCAATATTTCGATGTAGCTCCCATCGTTCCAGAAAAAGTGAAGACCGTAGAACTGGGTTATCGTGGCTTCTTCTTCGGTCATATGTATGTAGACGCATCCTACTACCTGAGTTTCTATGACGATTTCATTGGTTACCAGTTGGGCGTTCAGTCAGACTTCGACACGATAATCGGACTCCCGTCAAACACGCAGGTCTATCGCGTGTCTGCAAATAGCCGCAATCAAGTTATCACTCAAGGAGCCTCTATTGGTCTGAGTTATTTCTTTAAGAATAAATACACCGTAACAGGTAATTATTCTTGGAACAAACTCCAGAAAACTGACCCTAACGACCCAATTATTCCAGCGTTCAATACACCGGAACATAAATTCAATCTCGGTTTTTCAGCACGTGATCTTGGCAAGGCTAAACTTGGCCACTTTGGATTAAGTATGAACTACAAATGGATCCAAGGATTTATTTTCGAAGGCTCTCCTCAGTTCACCGGTCTTGTTCCTACCTATGATATGTTTGATGCCCAGGTCAGTTATCGTATTCCGAGTGACTATATCACATTTAAATTGGGTGTTTCAAACTTGTTTGGAATCAAACCATTCTTCAATGATGGAACTGTAGGAGAACGGTTTGAAAACGCTTTCAACAATCAGAATATTCAGGTCTATGGTGGACCAAAGGTCGGACGTATGGCCTACCTGTCTATTTTGTTTGAGTGGAATTGATCTTTTGCTACCTTTAAACTTTAAACCTTTGTAAACTAAAATTACCATGAAAAAACTATTACTCGCATTATTGGTGACAGGGCTTAGTTCCAGTCTTGCCACAGCACAATGGAACAGGTATCTAGATGAAGTTTTCACCGATGTTGACGTAACCACGGATGTCCAGTTCGGAACGAACTGGAATTTCCTGTTGGGTTCGCCTACTCCTAACTTTACTCTAAACACGGACATCTACTCACCAGCTGGAGATAGTGAAACTGGCCGTGCTGCTGTTATCGTACTACATACAGGAAATTTCCTTCCAAAGTATCTTAACCAAAGTGCTACAGGAAATAACCGTGACAGTTCAGTAGTTGTTTCTGCCGAGCTTTTCGCAAAGAGAGGCTATGTTGCTTTTGCTCCTGCATACAGATTAGGCTGGAATGCTACAACTACGGATCCGGTAACTGGTGCCGATGTTCGAAGAGGAACATTGATCACTGCAGTTTATCGCGCTATCAATGACGTGAAGTCCCTCGTTCGATACATTAAAAAGTCGGTTGCAGAAGATGGAAACCCATACGGAATTGACCCTGACAAGATCATTGTTTATGGTCACGGTTCTGGAGGTTATATTTCGTTGGCCTACGGTTCTTTGGACAGACTTGAAGAATTGGAAAACGAAGCTTCAGGTAAATGGTTGAGCACTGTTGATGTTGCTCAGTACGGTTATGTTGCAAATGAGCTTTACCTAAACACAGCTGCAGTTGGCGGAATTGAAGGTTTTGGTGGTATTTACAATGACTCGAATCACTACGGATACACAAATGATGTAATGGCCTGCGTTAACGTTGGTGGTGCATTGGGTGATTCTGCATGGATGGAAGTTGGTGAGCCGCCTATTATCTCTTTCCATTGCCCTGATGATGGTTTCGCTCCATTCACTGAGGGAATCGTAATCGTTCCGACAACACAGGAAACCGTTGTTGACGTTGTAGGTAGCCGTTGGGCTATTGGACGTGCAAACGACCTAGGAAATAACGATGCGCTGTACCACGGAAAAGTGTTCAATGACCCGTACACGCTAGCTGCAGAGGCAGCACTTGCTTCAAGCCATCCGGATTTAGGACTGGACCCTGCAAACTACAAAGGTCTGTTCCCATTCCTTCGCCCAACAATAGCTTGGCCATTCCAAGAATCATCACCATGGGATTGGTGGGATGAGGCAACTGTTGTGGCTTCTGCAAGCCCATTGGTCGGTGCTACGGCCGCTCAAGCGATTCATGATAATGGTATTGGCGGAAGCCCAACGATGTCTGCAATGCAAGGAAAAGCATACTTGGATTCTATTCAAGGATACCTTGCTCCTCGACTTCGTGAACTTATGATGCAAGATGTAAGTGTTGAGGAAACTGATTTCGTGAATAGCAACATGTTTGTTTACCCGAACCCAGCTAACGATTATTTGGTTGTTAAAACAAACGAAGGAATTCGTATCACTGATGTTGAGATCTATGACGTCACTGGTAAAATCGTAAGAACTGAGAACGGTCTGAACAAATTGAGCCATCAGATCAATGTGAATGAATTCACTTCTGGATTATACTTGGTAAAAGTGACTACCGACCAAGGTATGATCACTCGAAAAGTATTTGTTGACTAATAATTAGTTAGATATTTTGAAGCCCCGTTCCGATATCGGAACGGGGTTTTTTATTTGCGGATATTTCAATGCTGGTTTAACGTTAACGAGCTACCTCAACCCGTGGTTATTCTACATTTGCCATTAGCATGAAACTTCCTTATTACATCGAAAAATGGCTTCCGTACGCAGCAATTGCTTTGGTGTATGCGCTTGGTGCCAACTTAGATATCATGGAAGTAGATGCAGCCCAATACGCCAGCATTTCATTAGAGATGCTGAAGTCTGGCCACTTCCTACAAGTATTTGACCGCTTCGAAGATTACTTAGATAAACCTCCACTGCTGTTTTGGCTATCAGCGGTAAGTTTTAAAATATTCGGAATTGGAAGTTGGCAGTATAAATTGCCCTCCATTCTGTTCAGTTTACTGGGAATTTTCAGTACTTATAAGCTTGGGAAACGGCTGTATTCCGAAGCGATTGGAAGACATGCGTCATGGATCCTTGGCGGTTCCTTCGCCATGGTTATGATCAACAACGACATTAAGACCGATACGATTCTCGTTTCATCCATCGTCTTCTCCATTTGGATGCTTGTGAGCTATTTAGAAACCAAGCAATTGAAATACCTGCTCGGTTCTTCACTCGGAATTGCAGCAGCCATGCTCACAAAAGGCCCTATAGGACTGATGATGCCAGCCCTTGCTGTAGGAGGACATATCATCCTCAAACGACAGTGGCATTTGCTCTTTGATCCAAAGTGGTTTGTTCTACTCATTTTTGTAGGGATTCTTCTTGTTCCAATGTGCATCGGTCTTTATGAGCAATACGGTACGGAAGGACTGAAATTCTATTTCTGGACCCAGAGTTTTGGAAGAATAACGGGTGAGAACGAATGGCGGAACGATACCACGCCACTATTTTTCACGCATGTTTTCCTGTGGTCATTTCTTCCGTGGACATTGCTTGGAGTTGCCGGAATATTCCGTGAGCTGAAGTTTGTGAAAAAAGCCTGCTTGGATAATGGATCTGAGCTTTACTTAATCAGCGGAATCGTATTGGTATGGGCAGCTTTTTCTTTCTCCAAATTCAAACTTCCCCACTACATTTTTGTGGTCTACCCACTCATTGCCATACTGGCCGCTAAGTTTGTCCATTCGCTGCAGCACTTCAGCATTTGGGCATGGATTCAATTGATCTTGAGTTCTTTGTCCAGCATTGTTTTAGCCTTGATCCTTATTTACTGCTTTCCTGCTGCCGGATGGTGGCTACCGATTCTCTTGGTCCTTTTTGTGGCTGCTGCAACTCTTTACTTTTTCAATTCTTATAGAACCAAGCAGGTTATTGTGCCTTCCTTTCTTATAAGCATCGCCATTGGCCTCGGTTTGAACCTCCATTTCTATCCTCAACTTTTACCATTTCAGGCGAATGCGGTGGTTGGAAAATGGTTCATCAAACAAAACATACCTGAAGGTAAGCTGATCGGTTTTGCAACTGGAGGAAGAGCATTGGACTTTTACGCACATCACATAGTTCCATGGATGGATACAGCAGAAGAAGCAATTGAAGCGATTGAACCAGGAACAGTGGTTTACGCCACAGAAGAGCGCTACGAAGACCTTAAGCGGTACGGAGCAATTCCAAAAAGTGAAATGGTATTGCCAAATTTTTCGGTACAGAAACTCAGCGTCAAATTCTTAGATCCTGAAACGCGGGAAAGTGCAATCACAAATAACTACTTGCTGTTTTATTGAACCACCAACTGCTTGTATGCAAGGTAGGCCATTAGCCCAGTTCCAACTTCCAAGCACTTTTCATCCACATTGAAAGTAGGCGTATGAAGCCCAGACGTGAGTCCTTCTGAGCGGTTCTCAACTCCCAAGCGGTAGAAACAACCCGGCATATGTTGAGTATAAAAACTGAAATCTTCGCCCGTCATTCGCATATCCAGCTCAACCACATTCTCTTCTCCTAGATATTCTTTCGCTGCAGCTTGGGCAAACTGAGTAAGCGACTCATCATTGTAAACAAATGGATAACCCACATCAACACGAAAATCGCACGTAGCGCCCATTGAACTGGCCATTTCCTCGGCCATTTTCTTCATGATGATGTGCGCTTCTTTGCGCCATTCCTCATCCATCGTGCGAAACGTACCTTGTACTTGAACTTCGTTTGGAATCACGTTGGTGGCGCCATTGGCGTGAACGCTCCCAAACGAAAGGACACAGGGCACGCCAGGCTTACATCTTCTGCTTACCAATTGCTGCAATCCAACAATGATATGGGACGTGATCAGAACAGGGTCAATTAGCAAGTGCTGCAAAGCTGCGTGACCGCCCTTTCCAGTGACTGTGAAATAAACCTCATCGGCAGATGCCATGTACATTCCTGCACGAAAACCGACCTTTCCCACTTCGAGCCCAGGTAAGACGTGCTGCCCGAGAATGGAGCTTGGTTTCGGGTTTTCCAAAGCACCTTCCTTTATCATCAACGAAGCACCTCCAGGCAATCTTTCTTCGCCTGGTTGGAAGATGATCTTCACAGTTCCTTCAAACTCATCGCGCAGCGAATGAAGCGTTTTTGCCACACCCAGTACGCACGCTGTATGCACGTCATGTCCACAGGCATGCATCACGCCTTCATTTACCGATCGGTACGGCACATCATTGGCTTCCAATATCGGAAGCGCATCCATGTCACCTCTCAGCGCAATCACTTTTGACGTGGGATTTCTGCCTTCAATCAGCGCAACAATACCAGTTTTTACAAAACCATCTTGGTAAGGAATGTTCCATTTATCCAACGTGGCAGCTACAAACTTGCTAGTTTCATATTCCTCGAACGAAAGTTCGGGATGCGCATGTAAATGCCTTCGGATCTGAATGATCGCATCCGCATTTTCGGCCACAAGTTGTTTGATCCTTTCTTTCATTATTTGCTAAAAAGCAGCTTGGCAGCAGCCACCATCATCACAGCTCCGAAAATTTTCTTCACCACACGCTGATCCATCGAAATGGAGATCTTACTACCGAAATAAGCACCAAAGAAAAAAGCCACGGCAATGACCAATGCAGCATACACATTCGTGTTACCGGATTTGTAATAATTGTAAAAACCAAGAATTCCGATCGGAGGCAACATCATGGCCAAACTTGTTCCTTGCGCCATGTGTTGGGTATAGCCCAAAAAGAAAACCAATGCTGGAACAATGATGATTCCTCCTCCAACTCCTACAAAACCACTGGCGAAACCTGCAGCAACGCCAATTAACAACAGTACTAGAACAGCCGTCACACTCATTTTTGGTTTATTTAAATCGGTCATCGTATCAGAAATCCATACTTAGAGAGATGTACCAGAAGCCATCGTTGATCTTACGATTCTCTACACCCCAAGCATAATCTACACGTACAAAATAGCCCAAGAACTTGGTTCTGGCTCCTAGCCCAAAACCACCAACAATCGGTTCTCTCCTGTTCTTAACCGTAATCAGAACTGACCCTTGCTGGATTTCTTCTCTGTTCAATGAATTCTCATCCGAGAACGGCTGAATTCCGGTCCATGCTGTTCCGATATCTCCAAAACCTACAATTTGGAAATTGTAAAGGAAGTTTGATTTGATCGGTCTGTTGACCAAATACCTGAATATCGGCCATCGGAGTTCGCTGTTGATCACGGCAAAACTGTTTCCATTACGGATATTTTGAGGCTGACCGCGCATGTTGGTGGCCAACGCCTGAAACGCATAGTTCTGACTGAAATCAACAGGAATATCATAGTTATACGTTGGCGCAATCCACTGGTCTACGCCACCAAGGAAATAGGCCACTTTCTGTTTTCCAAACGAAGTACTGGCAGCCAATCTATTGGCCCAAATAAGCTCGCGATGGATCTTGATGTAATTACGAACGTCCAATCCAACCACAAACAGGTTTTTCGCCTCCTTGTCAATTTCCTGATAGTATTCGCCAAAGATCTTAAGCCGCGTTCCGCGATAGAGATTCAACCCTAGCGAAAGCGTATTATCGAACACATATTCCAGTTTCAACCCACCGGTCCACTGCATGTCATCCGGGCGCTCTAGATTCCTGTCAGAAGTACTCTTAAACACCGTTCGGTCATTTCTTCCGAGCACGTTTCCGCGCAGCGCAGAAAAATCACTGAAAGGATAGTTCATTTTGTAGGTAAGCGTGTAGGTAAACACTTGAGCAAGTGTGGATGCAGACACCAAAGATTCGATGGACTGGCGCTGAAAAACCAATTGTTTATCTAACCTGCGTTTGAAATCCTGAGCTGAAATGAAGACTTCGTTCGTATTCAGATTTCCTGTGATCCGGAATCCGCCAACCACTTTATAATCGTCCAAAATGTCGGTTATCCCCGTTTTGAAAAAACCATTGAGCCCTGGGTTATTGAATGATCCGCCTCCGGTAAATTTCTGGTAGATGCCGTTTACAAAAGCATTATCTAGCTGAGTTACCACGTACTCGCTTTTGAAAGCAACATCATAGTTGCGCTGTGGTGGAAGCTCAAAGTCTTGCGGAATGCCTTGAATAGCCTCCAGTGCAGCATGCAAACTATCGATGCGTGCCATCACTTTATCGCGCTTCCGGTCTCTTTTTGTTCGAGGCTCATCTGAAAGCAACATCGGTGATTCTTTTGCTGGTTGCGTCTCATCCTTCGGTTTGTCCTGTTTCGGATAACCATCTTCCGTCACATCAAAATTGTAATTGTAGATGTCAATCTCCCCAGGTTTTCCAGGCTGTTGATTCTGTGGCTGAACCGGTTGTACAACTACAGGTGCAGGCTTGTCTTCCACCAGAATTGAGGTCCGTTTTTTCTTCTTCTGGGGAACTTCATTCGCTTTACTCTTGAATCCGGAATGTCCTACTTCAGCCAGAATTTCTGCCTTTTCTGCTTCGCGATCTTTCAGCGTTAATCGGTAATTGCCTTTGGCAAAAATGACCTCAGCAATCTTTCCATGCACGGTATCCACATCGTAGGTACTGATGCTGCGCGGATATTGGCTCAGCGGACGCGACCGTGTGAAATACGTGTAGTGAATGCTTGTATCGATGTAAGCAATGCTGCTGTCCAACTCGGCCATGTAACGGTTGAGCGTTCCTTTTTCATCACTCAAATAAGCAAGGCTTTTGCCATCATATTCCATCGGAGCCATCTCATTGGCTTCTGGCGTATCCGTTATTCGCCTCAATACTTGCGCTTTCGAATCGCGATCGTAAATGAAAATATCGTGATTCAAATTCTGTGGAAGCAGCTTGATATCGAACTGCTTGATGGTGTCGTTATTCCTATCTGAACTGAAAATGACTTTCCTCGAATGGTCAATAAAACGGGCATCTACATCTGTAAAGATGTCGTCCGTTAGTTTTTGGTACACGTTAGAAACGATGTTGTAGATATACACATCCGACCTTCCCATTTGCACTGCCGTGAACACGAATTCGCGGCCATCATCAGAATAATCTACAGAAAGAATCTTTTCAAAATTGAAAAGTTCTCTGCTGGTTCGCTTTTTGGTTTCGAGGTTGTAAAGGATGAGTTTTATCTTGCCTTTGTGTTCCGTAATGATGGAAATGAGCTTGTTGCTCGGATGCCAGGCCAGTATAGGATAACTGTCATCGAGTTTGGTGTAAGACCGATAACCTTGTCGGTAAATGGTCTTCTGTTTCTTAGATGAAAGATCGCGCAACTTGACCTTGATCTTTCCCATATCGTTCCAAACGTAGGTCAATTTGTTTCCATCAGGACTTAGCCTTGGCTCATCAATTACACAAAAAGGTTGTGCACGTTTACGCACACGATTCAAAGGCTTGCCTTCTGGCAAATTGAGCTTTGATTCCTGCTTGTAATACATGTTGTCGTAATAGTGCAGCCATTCTGCAGCCAGATTCTTGAGCGAAACACCAAGCACGAAAAGGAATCCGTTGTCGGCATTTCGGCTTATCCGAGTCATGTAAAGTATGTTGCTGATCACCGATTCGCCATAGCTTTCCACCACGTATTTCCAGATGGAATGTCCTCCGTAACGTGCATCTTTTCCAGTAAGCTGACCGAATTTCTCCCATCGCCCAGACATCACTGCATCTTTCACTTCATTGTTCACTTCCGTGTTCCAATCGGTAGATAGGTAAGACACCAATCCTTCCACGTACCACTCGGGCAAATTGAGAAGCGTGTTGTTGCGGATCACATCTTTGAAGCTTCCGCCATACATCATTTGGTCGAGCATCACGCGCGCCAATCCGGCCCGAAGCTGCTCTTCGTAATTCTTGTAATCTCCATCGAAGTACAGAATCAACTTAGTTCCAACGATGGTGGTAATACCGCCCACGTTGTACTGCTGATCGGTAACCAATCCGATATTGCTCTGTTTCTGTTCAGAAAGCTTGTTGTAAATGATGATCTGAATTCGCTTATCAAGCGTGTAGTCGAAGGTCTTTTCGAGGTCGCGTAATGCACGATCGCTGGCACGCATGGTGTATTCGGCCAACTCGTTGCCTCCCAAATAGAAATACACGTCAAAGCGATCGAAGCGATAGAAGAACCAATCTATTTTCTCGTACTGAACGCGGTTCTTGCCAAAGTCCATCTGCGAACCATTGTAGAACTGCGCCAACGATGCATTGGGCACCAAAAACAAGAAAATCGCCCAAACGGTTATAAACCTGGCGAATCTTATACTTGAACAGACGTTGTAAACGTGCCTCATTTTTGAAGGGACGTAAAGATACGTTTTATAGTTCCTGCGGAACTTGATGTAAGAACAGCCCCGAGGTTGAAATAGTATTTTTGCGACCATTAAAACAGCCATGAACGTAAAAAAGTTTGTTTTCAACCCATTTCAAGAGAACACGTACCTTATTTGGGACGAAGAAAAGAGCTGCGCCATCATCGATCCGGGTTGTTCGGATGAATATGAACGCAATGAGTTGGTGGCATTTATTGAGTCCAATGGACTGAAACCCGTCAAACTACTGAACACGCACTGCCACATTGACCATGTGTTGGGCAACAAGTTCCTTTCGGAGAAATACAAGCTGGGTTTGGAAATGCACAAATTGGACCTTCCAGTGCTCAATGCTGTTCCAAACTACGGTGCCAACTTCGGTTTTGAAACAGGGCCGATGGTACAACCTTCGGTTTTCTTGGAAGCGGGCGAAACCCTAAGCGTTGGTGCTATTGACCTGGAAATTCTTTTCGTTCCTGGTCATTCTCCGGGTAGCATCTGCTTTTATCATGTACCTAGCAAACAGATCATTGTGGGCGATGCGCTTTTCTACGGAAGCATTGGCAGAACCGACCTTCCGGGAGGAAACCATGATCAACTGATAAACTCGATCAAGACACAATTGCTCACGCTTCCTGCTGATGTGCAGGTGCATTCTGGTCACGGACCAAGCACTAATATCGGGTTCGAGAAAGCAAATAATCCATTTCTGCGATGAGATTTTTGTTCATCGCGGCTTTATCGCTGCTTTCATTTTCCACCTCATTTGCACAGCCAAAACCGATCCATGTCCTGACATGGAATATTTACATGCGCCCTCACGCCATACTTTACGATGGCCAATTCAGGCGTGCCAAGAGGATCGGTGAATTACTTAAAACAGAGAATTACGACATCATTCTATTTCAAGAAGCCTTTGGTAAAGTGAGCCGAAAGAAGCTTAGAAAAGCCTTGGGCGATATTTATCCTTTCGAAATTGAACCGAAGAATAACAAGAAGACCGTGAACAGCGGACTTTGGATATTGAGCAAGCACGAAATCAAAGAATCAGACATCATCTTTTTTGATGATTGTCTGGTAAGCGATTGCGCATCGGCAAAAGGTGCGGTTCTGTTTGAGGTAGTTATTCACGGACAGACCTATCAATTCGTCAGTACGCATGTGCAAGCAGAGGATGGCAAGGAATTTGCAAACGTGCGAAGCAATCAGTTCAAGATGATCGATCAACTTTTAGAGCAACACCAAAAACCCAATATTCCGCAGTTCATTCTGGGCGACCTGAACACACCACGCGATTCTGTTGCGGAATACAACAACATGATTTCGGTATTAAACGCCACGGATGGCGTGCCTTCCATTATCGGTGATACAAAACTGAGCGTTGATCAACCTAATACTTGGGGCTGCGCCAATAATGACCTTATCAAGAAAAAATGGAAAGGGAATGTGGCGCTTTTGGACTACGCATTGCAACGCAACACCAACTATCCTTTCAAACTCAGACGCGAACTGAAAACCTACACGAAACAATGGTCGAAAAAACATGAACATCTGTCCGATCATTACGCCATATCCCTCACCATACTTCCTTAGTTTTAACGCTCATTTAAAAAAACCATGACACGAATATTCGCAGCACTTTTTACCATCCTAATTTTCGCTTCCAACGTTTCCGCTCAGGAAATTGACAAGCATGAAATGTTCAAGAAGATGATGACCACCATTGATGGCATCAAAACGCTAAGCTTCCGATTGGATAAGACTGAAAGGATCCACGGAAAAATGATGCCCGGTGCGCAAGACGTCAAGTTGAACGTAACGCCCCACCAATGTTATCTGTTGATTCATGTTCCGAACAAAGGCGCAGAAGTGCTTTATCGCGAAGGCGAGAACAAAGGAAATTGCAAGGTAAACCCGAACGCATTTCCTTACGTGACCTTGAACTTGGATCCAGATGGAGATATTCTTCGAAAAGATCAGCACCACAGCGTAAAACAACTTGGTTTCAAATACACTGGCGATCTTCTCAACTTTGTATACAATAAGTACAAAA encodes the following:
- a CDS encoding DUF1571 domain-containing protein; translation: MTRIFAALFTILIFASNVSAQEIDKHEMFKKMMTTIDGIKTLSFRLDKTERIHGKMMPGAQDVKLNVTPHQCYLLIHVPNKGAEVLYREGENKGNCKVNPNAFPYVTLNLDPDGDILRKDQHHSVKQLGFKYTGDLLNFVYNKYKSKINDYVTINGEVMYDGRKCWNVTLTNKEYKIESYTVLAGEDIMKIARKLRLDEYSLLELNGIKNFDDVKAGQTIKVPNSMCKQIEMYIDKETYLPLYQKLFDEKGLMATYEYTKLKINPTFKPEEFTEDYSGYKF
- a CDS encoding MBL fold metallo-hydrolase; the encoded protein is MNVKKFVFNPFQENTYLIWDEEKSCAIIDPGCSDEYERNELVAFIESNGLKPVKLLNTHCHIDHVLGNKFLSEKYKLGLEMHKLDLPVLNAVPNYGANFGFETGPMVQPSVFLEAGETLSVGAIDLEILFVPGHSPGSICFYHVPSKQIIVGDALFYGSIGRTDLPGGNHDQLINSIKTQLLTLPADVQVHSGHGPSTNIGFEKANNPFLR
- a CDS encoding sulfite exporter TauE/SafE family protein; translated protein: MSVTAVLVLLLIGVAAGFASGFVGVGGGIIIVPALVFFLGYTQHMAQGTSLAMMLPPIGILGFYNYYKSGNTNVYAALVIAVAFFFGAYFGSKISISMDQRVVKKIFGAVMMVAAAKLLFSK
- a CDS encoding T9SS type A sorting domain-containing protein translates to MKKLLLALLVTGLSSSLATAQWNRYLDEVFTDVDVTTDVQFGTNWNFLLGSPTPNFTLNTDIYSPAGDSETGRAAVIVLHTGNFLPKYLNQSATGNNRDSSVVVSAELFAKRGYVAFAPAYRLGWNATTTDPVTGADVRRGTLITAVYRAINDVKSLVRYIKKSVAEDGNPYGIDPDKIIVYGHGSGGYISLAYGSLDRLEELENEASGKWLSTVDVAQYGYVANELYLNTAAVGGIEGFGGIYNDSNHYGYTNDVMACVNVGGALGDSAWMEVGEPPIISFHCPDDGFAPFTEGIVIVPTTQETVVDVVGSRWAIGRANDLGNNDALYHGKVFNDPYTLAAEAALASSHPDLGLDPANYKGLFPFLRPTIAWPFQESSPWDWWDEATVVASASPLVGATAAQAIHDNGIGGSPTMSAMQGKAYLDSIQGYLAPRLRELMMQDVSVEETDFVNSNMFVYPNPANDYLVVKTNEGIRITDVEIYDVTGKIVRTENGLNKLSHQINVNEFTSGLYLVKVTTDQGMITRKVFVD
- a CDS encoding amidohydrolase, with protein sequence MKERIKQLVAENADAIIQIRRHLHAHPELSFEEYETSKFVAATLDKWNIPYQDGFVKTGIVALIEGRNPTSKVIALRGDMDALPILEANDVPYRSVNEGVMHACGHDVHTACVLGVAKTLHSLRDEFEGTVKIIFQPGEERLPGGASLMIKEGALENPKPSSILGQHVLPGLEVGKVGFRAGMYMASADEVYFTVTGKGGHAALQHLLIDPVLITSHIIVGLQQLVSRRCKPGVPCVLSFGSVHANGATNVIPNEVQVQGTFRTMDEEWRKEAHIIMKKMAEEMASSMGATCDFRVDVGYPFVYNDESLTQFAQAAAKEYLGEENVVELDMRMTGEDFSFYTQHMPGCFYRLGVENRSEGLTSGLHTPTFNVDEKCLEVGTGLMAYLAYKQLVVQ
- a CDS encoding TonB-dependent receptor is translated as MQKLTLLKFHLVFSLIFLVGIQNVLIAQEISGTITDSESGEPLFGASVVVTGTAVGATTDFDGKFKFNAGKQPPFQVTVSYIGYLKQEIDVTSLATPLQVKLGTDAVMLQGVTVTDVRVSEKQKESALTVETMDIIAIKETPAANFYDGLGNLKGVDLTAASIGFKVINTRGFNSTSPVRSLQVIDGVDNQSPGLNFSLGNFLGSSELDVMKVDIVQGASSAFYGPNAFNGVIDMRTKSPFIKPGLEAQIKVGERNLGEAAIRWAQVFKNKDGEDKFAYKVNLYYLQAYDWVADNLDPIYDLGVSASNPGGYDAVNRYGDEDLAGGNDYSQQIANYPGLGTFFRRGYMEKDLVDYNTRNFKANLAMHYRIKPDVELIYSFNFGSGTTVYQGQNRFSLKDMLFFQNRLEIGKRDKWFVRAYSTNEDAGNSYDAVVTAFKLLNNQRTLEKYNTAYANYWVTNIRPEVRALLADNGVTFGGAGVGWDTEAIQAVLAQHPEELAAWHQQTTNALEADPIQGYPAPGSQTFNDLFNEIRSTVYTDNKLDGGGSRFYDKSALYHVHGEYKLDASIKGVELGQFTFGANGRLYAPNSRGTIFDEMRISKRSVTIDTIAGIPVDSAIFDTSFKKIFNWEFGVYVGWERKFFNDKLKISAALRMDKNQNFPFVFSPAASLVYLPSKDHTIRAGFSSAIRNPTLADQYLYYDVGRAILIGNINGFNDLIDVDSFVDYLNNPGASNDTVLQYFDVAPIVPEKVKTVELGYRGFFFGHMYVDASYYLSFYDDFIGYQLGVQSDFDTIIGLPSNTQVYRVSANSRNQVITQGASIGLSYFFKNKYTVTGNYSWNKLQKTDPNDPIIPAFNTPEHKFNLGFSARDLGKAKLGHFGLSMNYKWIQGFIFEGSPQFTGLVPTYDMFDAQVSYRIPSDYITFKLGVSNLFGIKPFFNDGTVGERFENAFNNQNIQVYGGPKVGRMAYLSILFEWN
- a CDS encoding glycosyltransferase family 39 protein: MKLPYYIEKWLPYAAIALVYALGANLDIMEVDAAQYASISLEMLKSGHFLQVFDRFEDYLDKPPLLFWLSAVSFKIFGIGSWQYKLPSILFSLLGIFSTYKLGKRLYSEAIGRHASWILGGSFAMVMINNDIKTDTILVSSIVFSIWMLVSYLETKQLKYLLGSSLGIAAAMLTKGPIGLMMPALAVGGHIILKRQWHLLFDPKWFVLLIFVGILLVPMCIGLYEQYGTEGLKFYFWTQSFGRITGENEWRNDTTPLFFTHVFLWSFLPWTLLGVAGIFRELKFVKKACLDNGSELYLISGIVLVWAAFSFSKFKLPHYIFVVYPLIAILAAKFVHSLQHFSIWAWIQLILSSLSSIVLALILIYCFPAAGWWLPILLVLFVAAATLYFFNSYRTKQVIVPSFLISIAIGLGLNLHFYPQLLPFQANAVVGKWFIKQNIPEGKLIGFATGGRALDFYAHHIVPWMDTAEEAIEAIEPGTVVYATEERYEDLKRYGAIPKSEMVLPNFSVQKLSVKFLDPETRESAITNNYLLFY
- a CDS encoding sphingomyelin phosphodiesterase; this encodes MRFLFIAALSLLSFSTSFAQPKPIHVLTWNIYMRPHAILYDGQFRRAKRIGELLKTENYDIILFQEAFGKVSRKKLRKALGDIYPFEIEPKNNKKTVNSGLWILSKHEIKESDIIFFDDCLVSDCASAKGAVLFEVVIHGQTYQFVSTHVQAEDGKEFANVRSNQFKMIDQLLEQHQKPNIPQFILGDLNTPRDSVAEYNNMISVLNATDGVPSIIGDTKLSVDQPNTWGCANNDLIKKKWKGNVALLDYALQRNTNYPFKLRRELKTYTKQWSKKHEHLSDHYAISLTILP